The Gemmatimonadota bacterium sequence GCCGGCGGGGCCTAGGGCCGGTGTCCTGCCATACTTATTTCGGATTCAAGCTGGAAGACGCCGTCCGGGGCCTGAAAAGAGCGCTGCGGGACGAGAACATCCCCGTCGTGTCCGTCCGCGAGGTCGATGATCAGGTCGTATTCGCGGTCGATGTCGCATCTGAAACAGGGGAGATCAGCCTGGCCTACCACACCACGAAGACCCATCCTCTGGCCAGGCTGGGTGAGATCCCTGCGATTGAGGTCACGGTCGACGATCACCTGCCCGATGTCAAAACCGTGCTGACCATGGCCTTTTTGAGAGGCGGAGGTTGACCTCATGCGTGCCGGTATCCTGGTTTCCCTTTGCCTATGTATTTCTTCACTCCTGACGACGCCCCTTCCCATGTGGGCGCAAGGCTCCGGGAGCAGTAGTCCAGCCAGTGCGGCCGGTCGGATCACTGTGGCTACTGCCTCCCTGAATCAGCTTTCAGATCTCGACGCCGGTTTCCTGATCCCTGATACCTACAACAGGGTCCAGGAGGCCTACGATCGATATACCAGGGATATTAGGGAAGGCAAATCGACTCGGGATATAGATCGGTCCTATACGGAGTTCGACGCCGCAGTGTCTGAGGCGCGGGAACGGCTGGAACGCGTAAACGAGATCCTGATGTCACCGCTGGAGAAACGGGCGGCGGCCCGGCGGGCGAATGCCCCCGCTATGGTTCCGGATGCCTTCGAGGCGGCCGAGAGACGCCTCGAACGGGCTATTTCGAGGCTGGAAGACGACCGGGTCTCCGATGCCTTCGCAGAAGGACAGGAAGCGGCCATGCTCTACGATGACGCAAGGTCGTCGGTGATCGAGATGTCGCTTATCGGATCTGCCCAAATCGGCCTGGCCGAAGCCGAGAACCAGGACTGGGACCGGTTGGCTCCGGCGTCCTTCACACAGGCCCGCCGGTTGGTGGACGAAGTGACCGGTGCGCTGGATCGTGGGGAACCCCTGTCTGCCGAGCTTCGTAACAAAGCCCAGGCCGCCGATTACGCGGTCCGGCGCGCTATCGAGATTGGGACACAAGTCGATGCGCTCCGCAGCGATCCTGGGAACTGGGAGCGGGTGTTGCTGACACAGGAGGATCTCGTCCGGCAGGCCGCCGACATGGCGGGGGTCTCCGCCGATTTCCTGGCCGATGATCCGCAGGCGATTATGACGGAGAGCCTGCGCACGTTCGCCGCCAGGCAGGACTCCTTAGGCCTCCTGCTCCAGCGGGCAGAGGGGGACGCCGCTGCACTCAGGGCCGAGGTCGATTCCCTGCACCAGGCGATCGAGGAACAGCAGATTCGTCTGTCGTCCATGGTGGAGAGCTATCAACAGGACCTGCAACGGAGAAAAGAGGAGATTGACCGGGAACGCCGCGAACTCAGGGAGTACCTGTACGAGAAGTCCCAACTGGATGCCGCCGCACAGGCCCAGGAGCGATTTTCGGACAGCGAAGCGATCGTAGTGCGAGACGCCGACCGGCTCACGCTGCGGCTCATCGGGCTGTCTTTCCGGGCGGGAAGAACGGAAATACCCGGAGGCGCACGCGGGCTGCTCGAGAAACTTGGGGAGTTCCTCCTGTTGTATCCCCAGACCCACATTGCCGTGGAGGGCCATACCGACGCCACCGGCGCGGAGGAGAAGAACATCACCCTCTCAAAGTCCCGCGCCGATGCGGTCATGCAGTTTCTGGCGGACCGATCCGGTGTTGAAACCGAGCGTATGACATCCTCCGGCCTGGGCAGCGCGCAACCCATCGACAGCAACAATACACGCAGGGGCCGGGAACGGAACCGGCGAATCGACGTGGTACTGACTTTCACCAGAGATCTGTAATAGAATACGCGCCGGCGCACTTACGCACGATGCGAGGCGTCAGGTGCGGGGAGAACGCCAAGGAGAACGCCAAATTGAGCAAAGAAATCGGCAGCGATATGTACGAAGAGATGAAGGAGAAGCTGTTTTCGGCGGTGATCGCGGACGCCCTGGACGCCTGCGGATACCGCGACCAGATCCTCCGGCACGACATCAGGCCCCTGTTTCCGGACGCGGTCGTGGTGGGCCGGGCACTGACCGTCCTGTCCGTCGACGTGTACGACATTCCCGACGAGCCCTACAAGCTGGAACTGGAAGCCGTGGACGCCCTGAAGTCCGGGGACGTGCTCGTGGCGCAGACCAACGGTACGACGCGAAGCAGTCTCTGGGGCGAGCTCCTCTCTACCGCCGCGGAGGCCCGGGGGGCGCGGGGCGCCGTGATCGACGGGTTTACACGGGACTCGCAAGCCATCGCCGACATGGGCTTTCCGCTGTTCGTCCGCGGCATCGCGCCCTATGATTCGAAGGGCAGGAGCGACGTAATCGCCTATAATACGCCCATCGACTGCGGCGGCGTGAAGGTATGTCCGGGCGATCTGGTATTCGGCGACTTCGACGGGGTCGTGATCGTGCCGCGGTCCGTGGAAGAAAAAGTACTCAAAGCGGCGTTCGAAAAAGCAGCCGAAGAAAAAAAGGTCAAGCAGGCCCTGCAGAACGGCATGTCCGCTACCGCCGCCTTCGAGAAGTACGGCATTCTCTGATGGGCGCCCTGGTCGAGTGTGTGCCCAATTTCAGCGAAGGGCGCGATACGGGCATCGTGGAGGCCGTTGCCGCCAGCATCGCCGCCGTCGACGGGGTCCACCTGGCCGGCATGGAAATGGACGGAGATCACAACCGCTCCGTGATCACGTTCATGGGTTCGCCCGAAGATGTCGCCCGGGGCGCTTTCGAGGCATGCAGGACGGCCCGGGACCTCATCGACCTGAGACGCCACCGGGGTGCGCATCCCCGGATCGGTGCCACGGACGTTATCCCCTTCATACCCCTTTCCAGTTACAGCATGGACGACAGCATAACCCTCGCCCGGGACTGTGGCGGGGAGATCGGCCGATCCCTCGGGATTCCGGTGTATTTCTACGGTCACGCCGCCCCTGACGCGCGGCGCGGCGAGCTTCCGGACATACGCCGGGGAGGATTCGAAGGCCTGGTGGAACGAGCCCGACAGGCCCAATTAGCCCAACACGACCAGCAGGAACCGGACCTCGCGCCCGACGCGGGACCGGGCATGGTTCATGCAACCGCCGGCGCCACAGCGGTCGGCGTCCGCGATATCCTTGTCGCCTACAATGTGAACCTGGACACCGACGACGTGCGTGTCGCCCGGACGATCGCGCAGGAGGTCCGGGAGAAGAACGGCGGTCTGCCCGGGGTGCGGGCGCTGGGACTGCTGCTTCCCGGTCGGCACCTCGCCCAGGTATCCATGAACCTGACCGACTACCAACAGACGGACATGGCCCGGGCTTTCGAGGCTGTCGCGCGCCTCGCAGAAGCCCAAGGAGTCGAGGTCCTGGAAAGCGAACTGATCGGACTCGCCCCTCATGACGCCCTGGGCGGCGCGGCGCCCGGGGACCTGCGCATGAAGCCGCTGGATCCAGACAGGTATCTGGAAACCCACACCAGCCGATTCGACTGACGTCGCGCTCCCTTACGTTCGTTGCCCTTTAGGTCTCATCCCCAGGTCAGATCCATATTTTCTTGACTCCGTGTCGCCCTCTTCTTATAATGTTGACTAAATTAGTAAACTAAACCCCGGAGGCCAGGGAGGGCGCATGCGTGTATCGGCCAAGGCGGAGTATGCGTGCAGGGCTGTGCTGGAACTGACAAGATACCACGACAAGGCGGAAGTCATCCATATCAGCGACATCGCCGTCCGCCAATCCATCCCCGAAAAATACCTCGTTCAGATTCTCCTGCAGTTGCAGCGCGCGGGCCTGGTCCGGAGCAAGCGCGGAGCGACCGGCGGCTACTCGCTGGCCAGGACCCCGGGCGAGATTTCGCTGGGCGACGTGATCCGGGCCATGGACGGCGCGCTGATCTCCGTAGAGAGCCTTTCCGGAGACGCCGAGATAACGGACCAGCTGAGCGGCCAGCACGTATTGAAGGACGTTTGGATGGGGGTGCAGGAAAAACTCGGCGAGATCATGGACGGCATCACGTTCGAAGACATTTCCAGGCAGGCGCAGAAGAGCCTGTCCATGTACTACATCTAAGGGTAGCCCGTGGTGTCCGGGAACGGAATATACGACAGCGCGCTCGACCTGATCGGCAACACCCCCCTGGTTCGCCTGAACCGGATCAACCAGGTGTCCGGCGTCGACCTGCTCGCCAAGCTCGAATCGGACAACCCCGGCGGCAGCGTCAAGGACCGCGTCGGCCTGAGCATGATCCTGGACGCTGAGCAGCGCGGCCTGCTCAAGCCGGGCGGCACCATCGTGGAACCGACGAGCGGCAACACGGGACTCGGCCTGAGCATGGTGGCCGCGGTCCGGGGCTACAAGGTCATCCTCGTGATGCCGGACAACATGAGTTCGGAGCGGCGCGTGCTGCTGACCTCCTACGGCGCGGAGCTGGTGCTGACGCCGGGCATGCTGGGCATGGCCGGCGCCGTGCAGAAGGCCGAGGAGATCCTCGCCGAACATACTGACTACTTCATGCCCCAGCAGTTCAAGAACCCTGCCAACGTGGAAATACACCGCAAGACCACGGCCGAGGAGATCTGGGACGCGACCGGCGGTAAAATCGACGCCTTCGTGGCCGCCGTGGGCACCGGGGGTACGCTGACCGGCGTGGGGCAATTCTTGAAGGAGAAGGACGAACGCATCCGCGTGATCGCGGTGGAACCCTCGTTGTCCCCCGTGATATCGGGCAAGCCCGTGGAAAGCCTGGTGCACGCCATCCAGGGCATCGGGGCCGGGTTCGTTCCCGACATCCTGGACCGGTCGATCATTGACGACGTGATGTTGATCGATGACGAGGACGCCTACCAGACGGCCCGTCGTGTGGGCCTGGAGGAAGGACTCCTGGTGGGCATCTCGGCAGGCGCCAACGTCTGCGCCGGCCTCAGGCTGGCGGAGGACATGGGAGAAGGCCGAATCGTAACCATCCTGTGCGATACCGGAGAGAGATACCTGAGCATCCGGGAGTATTTTGAAGGACAGAGCGACTGAGAGGAGGATCCGTTAGATGGCCGTTACCGTTCGCATACCAACCCCGCTGCGCAAGTTGACCGACAACCGGTCCGAGATCGAAATCGACGGCGAAACCGTCGAATCGCTGATCGGAAACATGGAGGCATCCTACCCCGGCATAAAGGATCGCCTCTGTGACGAGTCCGGAAAAGTGCGGCGGTTCATAAACATCTACATCAACGAAGAAGACATCCGGTTTCTGGACGGTACGGACACCGCGGTCAAGGCCGGAGACCGGGTTTCCATCGTGCCTGCCATCGCGGGCGGCATGGGTGGTCCGGGCGGCCAGATCGGTCCAGATGGCCTGGATGGTCCGGCCGGTCTGCGGGACCGCGGCTGATGTCCTCCGTGCGGGTGCGCGTTCCCGCGACCACGGGCAACCTGGGTTCCGGCTACGACTGCGCCGGAATGGCCCTCGGCCTCTACAACACCATCGAGTTTACCGAAACGGAATCGGGCCTGGACGTGGTCGTGGAGGGTGAAGGGGCAGATGCGGTGCCCCTTGACGAAAGCAACCTGTGCATCGTCTCCGCCCGGGCCGTTTTCAATGCCGCGGACTGGCATCCTGCCGGCCTCAAGGCGCGCATGCGCCACGCCATTCCTGTATCACGGGGCCTGGGCAGCAGCGGGGTCGCCATCGTGGCGGGCGCCGTGGCGGCCAATGCCCTCGCGGCCAATGCCCTCGCCGGGCGGCCGCTGGACACGCCTGAACTCCTCCGCATCTCCTCCGACCTGGAAGGGCATCCCGACAATGTCGTACCGTCCCTGCTCGGCGGTCTTTCCGTAAGTGGCGAGCGGGCGGGAACGATCGTATACCAGACCTTTTCCGTGCCCTCCGACCTCAAGGCCGTCGTGGCCATTCCAGAATTCACCCTCGATACGAAGGTAGCCCGCGGCGTACTGCCGGAATCGGTATCCATGGAGGACGCGGTCTACAACCTCTGCAGCGTGGGCCTGTTGGTGGGCGGGATGGCGTCGGGGAATTACGCCCTGCTCCGGGAGGGCATGGCCGACCGCCTGCACCAGCCCTACCGGCAACACCTGGTTCCCGGACTGGCGGAAGTCACCCGGGACGCCCTGGACGCCGGCGCCCACGGCGCGGCCCTCAGCGGCGCCGGACCCACGGCCATTGCCCTGGCCTCGGAAAACCATGAGGGGATCGGGGACGCCATGGTCGATGCCTACGCCCGGCACGGCGTTACCGGACAATACCGGATCCTCCCCATAGACAACGAAGGTTGCCAGGTCCTGCCGGACTGAGCCATGGGCGCTCTCAAAGACATTCGCGTCATCGACCTGACCCGCGTGCTCGCCGGTCCCTTCACGACCATGACCCTGGGCGACCTGGGCGCCGATATCATCAAGGTCGAGCCCTTCGGCGGGGACGAAGCGCGGGGATTCGGCCCGTTCAAAGAGGGCGTGAGCGGCTACTTCGAGAATGTCAACCGGGGCAAGCAGAGCATCGCGATCGATCTGAAGCATCCCGACGGCCGCGAACTGCTCCTCGAATTGATCCGCAAATCGGACGTCCTGGTGGAGAACTTCAGGCCGGGCGTGATGAAGAAGCTCGGACTGGATTACGAAACGCTGCAGGAACGATTCCCCGGCCTTATCTACGCGGCCTGTTCGGGATTCGGGCAGACCGGACCCTACGCCCGGCGCGGGGCCTACGACATGATCATCCAGGGCATGGGCGGCATCGTCAGCATTACCGGCGAACCGGACCGTCCGCCCGTCCGGGTGGGTGTATCCATCGGCGATATTGCTGCCGCCCTCTACGCCTGTATCGGTATCCTCACGGCGCTTTTTACCCGTACGCAGACCGGCAGGGGGCAGATGGTGGACATTGGCATGATGGACTGCCAGGTCGCCCTTCTCGAGAATGCCATCGCCCGGTACGACATGACGGACGCCGTGCCGGAACCGCTCGGTGCCCGGCATCCGTCCATCACGCCCTTCCAGGCCGTCGAGACGAGGGACGGCTGGATCATGATCGCGGCGGGTAACAACGTCCTCTGGAGCCGGCTGTGCGAAGTCATGGGGCGGGAGGACCTGGCAGGCGACGATCGGTTCAGAGACAACAACCTGCGCACCGAGAACCACGGCGAACTGCACGAGATATTGACCGATGTATTTGGGGAAAGCACTTCGGAGGACTGGCTGCGGCGTCTCGACGCGGCCGAGATCCCCTGCGGTCCCATCCAGAACGTGCAGCAGGTCGTGGAGGATCCCCAGGTACTGGCCCGCGAAATGATCGTGAAGATCCTGCATCCCATCGCCGGGCCCCTGCGCGTGGCCGGCTCGCCTCTCAAGCTGTCGGAAACCCCGCCCGAAGTCACCCGGCACGCCCCCGCCCTGGGGGAACACACCAATCAGGTCCTTCAGACGCTGCTCGAGGCGTCATCGGACGACCTGGCGCGGTGGCGCGAGGGCGGCGTGATTAAATAAAAAACCCTCCGGTCGACCGGCTGGCCGCCAGAGGGCTTCTTCTTTCTACTCGTTCAAAGAACCCCGCTCAGCCCAACGCCCTCAGCCCAGCGCCTCGGCCACGAGGTCGCCGACTTCGCTGGTGCTGTATCCCATCCGGCCGGCGTCCATGCTCTTCATCTTGTTGCTTACCACGTCGATGATGGCCCGTTCCACGGCGTCGGCAGCCTGTGTTTCGCCCAACTGTGCCAGCATCATCTGGCAGGAGGCGATGGCCGCGATGGGATTGATGACGTTCTGGTCCGTGTATTTCGGTGCTGAACCGCCGATGGGCTCGAACATGGCGGTGCCTTTGGGGTTGATGTTGCCCCCCGCGGCGATGCCCATGCCGCCCTGGATGATGGCACCGAGGTCGGTGATGATGTCGCCGAACATGTTGGTCGTGACGATGACGTCGAACCACTCGGGGTTCTTTACCATCCACATGCAGGTCGCGTCCACGTGGGCGTAATCGGCCGTGATGCCTGGATATTCCTCGGCGACTTCGTAGAACGTCCGCTCCCAGAGGTCGTGGGCGTAGGTGAGCACGTTGGTCTTGGCGCAGAGCGTCACCTTGTTCTGCTGGTTGCGCGCCTTCGCCGTCTCGAAGGCGAAGCGGACGCATCGCTCCACGCCCTTGCGGGTATTGATGGACTCCTGCACCGCGACCTCGTCGGGCGTGCCCTTCTTGTACACGCCGCCGGCGCCCACGTACAGGTCCTCCGTGTTCTCCCGGACCACGACGAAGTCCACATCCTCGGGACCCTTGTCCTTTAGCGGGCAGTCTACGCCCGGGTACAGCTTGACGGGACGCAGGTTGATATAGAGGTCCAGCTCGAACCGGATGGTCAGGAGGATGCCCTTTTCCAGCAGGCCCGGCGGGCAATCGGGATGTCCGATGGCGCCGAGGTAGATGGCGTCGTAGTGGCCCAGTTCCTGCAGGCCTTCCCGGGGCAGGATCTCTCCCGTCCTCAGGTATCTTTCACCGCCGAAATCGTATTCCGTGAGTTCATAGTCGAATGAGAACTTCTTCGAGGCCGCGTTGAGCACTTTCAGCCCCTCACGCACGACCTCCGGGCCGGTCCCGTCGCCCGGAATGACCGCGATATTATACAAGTGTTCCTCCCGCTATTGAAATGTGGGGTTGGGTTACTCGACGATCAGCCCGCCGTGCCGCGCAACGAGTTGATTGAGGGAATGCAGGTAGGCCTGGATGCTGGCTTTCACGACGTCGGTATCGGAGGCATGGCTGTTGAAGGACTGGTCGTGGAAACCGACGCTGACCTGGACGTGGTGAGCGCCTTCGCGGCCGTTCGACGAGGTCTGGATATCCTTCACGTAGGTGGGCAGCTTGGTGATCCGGTCGACGGCGTTCAGCGCGGCGAGTATCTGGTTGTCGCCCACGCCCGCCTCTTCGATGGTCTCGCCGCTGACGTGGAGGCGAACGCTCGCATCGGCCTGGCCGGAGTGCGAGGAGGTCACCCTGAAATCTTCCAGCAGGTACTGTTCGGGCACTTCTACCGGCGAGTCGG is a genomic window containing:
- a CDS encoding OmpA family protein, whose amino-acid sequence is MRAGILVSLCLCISSLLTTPLPMWAQGSGSSSPASAAGRITVATASLNQLSDLDAGFLIPDTYNRVQEAYDRYTRDIREGKSTRDIDRSYTEFDAAVSEARERLERVNEILMSPLEKRAAARRANAPAMVPDAFEAAERRLERAISRLEDDRVSDAFAEGQEAAMLYDDARSSVIEMSLIGSAQIGLAEAENQDWDRLAPASFTQARRLVDEVTGALDRGEPLSAELRNKAQAADYAVRRAIEIGTQVDALRSDPGNWERVLLTQEDLVRQAADMAGVSADFLADDPQAIMTESLRTFAARQDSLGLLLQRAEGDAAALRAEVDSLHQAIEEQQIRLSSMVESYQQDLQRRKEEIDRERRELREYLYEKSQLDAAAQAQERFSDSEAIVVRDADRLTLRLIGLSFRAGRTEIPGGARGLLEKLGEFLLLYPQTHIAVEGHTDATGAEEKNITLSKSRADAVMQFLADRSGVETERMTSSGLGSAQPIDSNNTRRGRERNRRIDVVLTFTRDL
- a CDS encoding RraA family protein is translated as MRGVRCGENAKENAKLSKEIGSDMYEEMKEKLFSAVIADALDACGYRDQILRHDIRPLFPDAVVVGRALTVLSVDVYDIPDEPYKLELEAVDALKSGDVLVAQTNGTTRSSLWGELLSTAAEARGARGAVIDGFTRDSQAIADMGFPLFVRGIAPYDSKGRSDVIAYNTPIDCGGVKVCPGDLVFGDFDGVVIVPRSVEEKVLKAAFEKAAEEKKVKQALQNGMSATAAFEKYGIL
- the ftcD gene encoding glutamate formimidoyltransferase; this translates as MSGRSGIRRLRRGRDRAAVRGRKSTQSGVRKSSRRKKGQAGPAERHVRYRRLREVRHSLMGALVECVPNFSEGRDTGIVEAVAASIAAVDGVHLAGMEMDGDHNRSVITFMGSPEDVARGAFEACRTARDLIDLRRHRGAHPRIGATDVIPFIPLSSYSMDDSITLARDCGGEIGRSLGIPVYFYGHAAPDARRGELPDIRRGGFEGLVERARQAQLAQHDQQEPDLAPDAGPGMVHATAGATAVGVRDILVAYNVNLDTDDVRVARTIAQEVREKNGGLPGVRALGLLLPGRHLAQVSMNLTDYQQTDMARAFEAVARLAEAQGVEVLESELIGLAPHDALGGAAPGDLRMKPLDPDRYLETHTSRFD
- a CDS encoding Rrf2 family transcriptional regulator, with the translated sequence MRVSAKAEYACRAVLELTRYHDKAEVIHISDIAVRQSIPEKYLVQILLQLQRAGLVRSKRGATGGYSLARTPGEISLGDVIRAMDGALISVESLSGDAEITDQLSGQHVLKDVWMGVQEKLGEIMDGITFEDISRQAQKSLSMYYI
- the cysK gene encoding cysteine synthase A is translated as MSGNGIYDSALDLIGNTPLVRLNRINQVSGVDLLAKLESDNPGGSVKDRVGLSMILDAEQRGLLKPGGTIVEPTSGNTGLGLSMVAAVRGYKVILVMPDNMSSERRVLLTSYGAELVLTPGMLGMAGAVQKAEEILAEHTDYFMPQQFKNPANVEIHRKTTAEEIWDATGGKIDAFVAAVGTGGTLTGVGQFLKEKDERIRVIAVEPSLSPVISGKPVESLVHAIQGIGAGFVPDILDRSIIDDVMLIDDEDAYQTARRVGLEEGLLVGISAGANVCAGLRLAEDMGEGRIVTILCDTGERYLSIREYFEGQSD
- a CDS encoding MoaD/ThiS family protein — encoded protein: MAVTVRIPTPLRKLTDNRSEIEIDGETVESLIGNMEASYPGIKDRLCDESGKVRRFINIYINEEDIRFLDGTDTAVKAGDRVSIVPAIAGGMGGPGGQIGPDGLDGPAGLRDRG
- a CDS encoding homoserine kinase, with protein sequence MSSVRVRVPATTGNLGSGYDCAGMALGLYNTIEFTETESGLDVVVEGEGADAVPLDESNLCIVSARAVFNAADWHPAGLKARMRHAIPVSRGLGSSGVAIVAGAVAANALAANALAGRPLDTPELLRISSDLEGHPDNVVPSLLGGLSVSGERAGTIVYQTFSVPSDLKAVVAIPEFTLDTKVARGVLPESVSMEDAVYNLCSVGLLVGGMASGNYALLREGMADRLHQPYRQHLVPGLAEVTRDALDAGAHGAALSGAGPTAIALASENHEGIGDAMVDAYARHGVTGQYRILPIDNEGCQVLPD
- a CDS encoding CoA transferase — its product is MGALKDIRVIDLTRVLAGPFTTMTLGDLGADIIKVEPFGGDEARGFGPFKEGVSGYFENVNRGKQSIAIDLKHPDGRELLLELIRKSDVLVENFRPGVMKKLGLDYETLQERFPGLIYAACSGFGQTGPYARRGAYDMIIQGMGGIVSITGEPDRPPVRVGVSIGDIAAALYACIGILTALFTRTQTGRGQMVDIGMMDCQVALLENAIARYDMTDAVPEPLGARHPSITPFQAVETRDGWIMIAAGNNVLWSRLCEVMGREDLAGDDRFRDNNLRTENHGELHEILTDVFGESTSEDWLRRLDAAEIPCGPIQNVQQVVEDPQVLAREMIVKILHPIAGPLRVAGSPLKLSETPPEVTRHAPALGEHTNQVLQTLLEASSDDLARWREGGVIK
- a CDS encoding 3-isopropylmalate dehydrogenase; this translates as MYNIAVIPGDGTGPEVVREGLKVLNAASKKFSFDYELTEYDFGGERYLRTGEILPREGLQELGHYDAIYLGAIGHPDCPPGLLEKGILLTIRFELDLYINLRPVKLYPGVDCPLKDKGPEDVDFVVVRENTEDLYVGAGGVYKKGTPDEVAVQESINTRKGVERCVRFAFETAKARNQQNKVTLCAKTNVLTYAHDLWERTFYEVAEEYPGITADYAHVDATCMWMVKNPEWFDVIVTTNMFGDIITDLGAIIQGGMGIAAGGNINPKGTAMFEPIGGSAPKYTDQNVINPIAAIASCQMMLAQLGETQAADAVERAIIDVVSNKMKSMDAGRMGYSTSEVGDLVAEALG